GTCAGGCGCGGGTCGGCGTCGGCCAGGTCGAGGCGCGCGACGGCGGCCCCGACCGTGTCGCCGCCGAGCCGGGCCAGGGGCGCGCCGCGGGGACCGCAAACCTGGCTGCGGCCGATGAAGTCCAGCCGCCGGCCCTCGATCCGCTCCTCCCGGCCCACCCGGTTCGCCGTCACCGCGAAGCAGCGGTTCTCCAGGCAGCGCGTCACCATGGCGTCGGGGCAGTGGGGCAGCACCAGGTTGCTGGGGTGCGCCAGCAGCTTTGCGCCGCGCCGCGCCAGGGTGCGGGCCGCCTCCGGGAAGATCCAGTCGAAGCAGATCATCATGCCCACCGTCGTGCCGCAGGCCGCGAACACCGGGAAGCCGAGGTCGCCCGGCGCGAAGACGAGCTTCTCGTCCCAGAAGAGGTGGACCTTGCGGTAGAGCGCCGTGGTGCCGTCGGGCCGCACCAGCAGGCTGCTGTTGTAGAGCCGGTCGCCGTCGCGCTCGGCGAAGCCGGCCACCAGGGTGGTGCCGGTCGCGGCGGCCCGCTCCGCCAGGCGGCGCGACGTCGGCCCGTCGGCCGTTTCGGCCAGGTCCCGCAGTTCCCGGCGATCGCGGAACTGGTAGCCGGTGGTGCAGAGTTCGGGCAGGACGGCCAGATCGATCCCGGGCGGCACCAGGTCCAGGGCCGCCTCGAGGTTGCCCGCGGACTCGCCGAACACCGGCGAGGTCTGGATCGCCGCCACGCGCAGTTCGCTCACGTCGTCTCCCTCCGCCGCGGCGCGGGCCGCAGCAGGTCCTCGAGCCGCGTCAGCATGGCGGCCCGGTCGAAGTCGGTCCGGATGCGGGCGGCGGCGGCCGTGCCCAGGCGGTGGCGCAGGTCGGGGTCGCCGAGCAGCCGCAGGATCGCGGCGGCCAGGGCCGCCGGATCGTCCGGGGCCACCAGCAGTCCCGTCTCCCCGTCATGCACCACCTCGGGCAGCGAACTGACG
This window of the bacterium genome carries:
- a CDS encoding nitrilase-related carbon-nitrogen hydrolase, with the translated sequence MSELRVAAIQTSPVFGESAGNLEAALDLVPPGIDLAVLPELCTTGYQFRDRRELRDLAETADGPTSRRLAERAAATGTTLVAGFAERDGDRLYNSSLLVRPDGTTALYRKVHLFWDEKLVFAPGDLGFPVFAACGTTVGMMICFDWIFPEAARTLARRGAKLLAHPSNLVLPHCPDAMVTRCLENRCFAVTANRVGREERIEGRRLDFIGRSQVCGPRGAPLARLGGDTVGAAVARLDLADADPRLTPRNDLWEDRRPDQYAGD